DNA from Desulfarculus baarsii DSM 2075:
ATACGCCTACAACAACGAGGCCGCGGCCAATAGGGCCGGCTACGCCTATCAAGACACAGGCTCCATCACCGTGCGCGTCAAGGACGAACCAACGCGGGTGGTGGTCGAACTGGAGGACTCGGGCCTGGCCTTCGACCCGCTGAGCGTGCCCACGCCCGATCTGGATTCGTCGCTGGAGGAGCGCCAGGTCGGCCGCATGGGCGTGCACCTCATCCGCCAGCTAACCGACGCCCACGACTATTTCCGCCGCGGCGAGGCCAACGTGTTGCGCCTGGCCATGAACAAATAAAGCCGCCCGTCGCCGGGGCGCGGGCCCTGGCCACGAGCGGCGCTTGACGCCAGGCCGGGGGCGCTCAGCCGCGCAGCCAGGCCTCCACCTCGGCCTGGCCGGGAACCTTGCCCACGCACTTGACCTGGCCGTCGATAACCACCGCCGGCGTGCCCATCACGCCGTGGGCGGCGATGTCCATCATGCCGGTGACCTTTTGCACCGTGGCGTCCACGCCCACGGCGGCCACGGCCTTGTTCACCACCTCATAGGTCTGCTTGCACTTGGGGCAGCCAGGGCCCAACACCTTTATTTCCATGACGATCACTCCATCGGCTGGCCGGAGCGCTCGCACCCTTGGGCCAGCCACTGCTTGATTTTTTCATAGGGCGGCACGGAGCCGACCCAAACCGCCCGGCCGTTTATGACCAGGGCCGGCGCGCCGATGACGCCAAACTGGCCGATGCGCCGCAAATCATCGACATGCTCCACATCGGCGGCCAAGCCCAGCTCGGCGGCGGCGCGCATGGCTAGTTGGGTCAGGCGATGGCATTGGGCGCAGCCCAGGCCCAGAATGCGCACCTCCAAACCGGGCGCGCCGCTCTGGCCGACTTGGCCACCCAGCGCCCGCCGGAAATGCGCCGCCAAGGCCCGCTCATGGGCCTGCCTGGCCCTGGCCGGGATGTAATTGATCGGCGACAGGCGGCGCAACAGCTCCGCGCCCACTTCGGCGTCGGAGCGCGCGGCCCAGTCGTCGGCCATCTCGCTCACGGCCTGGTCCAGCCCTCGCAGGCCCACTTGGCGGCCGTCGATGCCTATCAGGCGCACGTCTTCCATGTTTTTTCAGCCTGCCAACGCGCCGTAAATCAGCCCGGCGATAGTCGACATGACCACGATGATAGAACAGAACACGGCCGTCTTCTTCCAGCCCATGATCCCGCCGATGACCAGCATGTTGGGTAGCGACAGCGCCGGGCCGGCCAGCATCAGGGCCAAGGCCGGGCCCTGGCCCATGCCGTTGCCCAGCAGGCCCTGCAAGATGGGCACCTCGGTGAGGGTGGCGAAGTACATCAGCGCCCCGGCAAAAGAGGCGAAGAAGTTGGCCCACAGGCTGTTGCCGCCGACCATCGACTGCACCCACTCGGCCGGGATCACCCCCTGATGGCCGGGCCGGCCCAGCAAAAATCCGGCCACCAACACGCCCATGGCCAACAGCGGCATGATCTGCTTGCCAAAACCCCAGGTCGACTGCAACCACATCCCCAACTCCCAACGGGCGAACCAGAAACGCAGCATCGCCGCCAAGCCCAGCAACAACCCACCGGCCAGCCACCACTTTACGCCATAAAGGGCCGCCCACAAGCCGCCCTCGCCAGGGGCCGGCACGGCGATGGTCGCCGAGACCAGAATCAACACCAGCGTCAGCAAGAACAGCGCGTCCTGGGCCAGATTGCGGCCGCTGGGCGTCTCCTCTGGCAGGTGGATCTGGCCGGCGTGGCGCTGGGCCTCGTCCTTGCGGAAAATAAAGGCCATGAGTAGTCCCGTGACAATGGCGAAGACAATGGCCCCCACCGCCCGGGCCAGGCCCAATTGCCAGCCCAGGATGCGCGCGGTAAGCACGATGGCCAGCACGTTGATGGCCGGGCCGGAATACAAAAACGCCGTGGCCGGGCCGATGCCCGCCCCGCGCGTGTAGATGCCGGCGAACAGCGGCAGCACCGTGCACGAACACACCGCCAGCACAGAGCCCGAAACCGAAGCCACCGAATAGCTCAGCAGCTTGCGGGCCTGGGGGCCGAAATACTTCAGCACCGCCGCCTGCGAAACG
Protein-coding regions in this window:
- a CDS encoding permease, with protein sequence MDQELKDELKKLSWLILGFLAAYFVPWGGERVGAALIEAFMMLQEYAREHVLLCLVPAFFIAGAIAVFVSQAAVLKYFGPQARKLLSYSVASVSGSVLAVCSCTVLPLFAGIYTRGAGIGPATAFLYSGPAINVLAIVLTARILGWQLGLARAVGAIVFAIVTGLLMAFIFRKDEAQRHAGQIHLPEETPSGRNLAQDALFLLTLVLILVSATIAVPAPGEGGLWAALYGVKWWLAGGLLLGLAAMLRFWFARWELGMWLQSTWGFGKQIMPLLAMGVLVAGFLLGRPGHQGVIPAEWVQSMVGGNSLWANFFASFAGALMYFATLTEVPILQGLLGNGMGQGPALALMLAGPALSLPNMLVIGGIMGWKKTAVFCSIIVVMSTIAGLIYGALAG
- a CDS encoding thioredoxin family protein; translation: MEDVRLIGIDGRQVGLRGLDQAVSEMADDWAARSDAEVGAELLRRLSPINYIPARARQAHERALAAHFRRALGGQVGQSGAPGLEVRILGLGCAQCHRLTQLAMRAAAELGLAADVEHVDDLRRIGQFGVIGAPALVINGRAVWVGSVPPYEKIKQWLAQGCERSGQPME
- a CDS encoding ATP-binding protein — encoded protein: MPATFQALEPIRRLLVGQAKALGLDQLKVGRLELAVEEAVSNVCQYAYNNEAAANRAGYAYQDTGSITVRVKDEPTRVVVELEDSGLAFDPLSVPTPDLDSSLEERQVGRMGVHLIRQLTDAHDYFRRGEANVLRLAMNK
- a CDS encoding thioredoxin family protein — its product is MEIKVLGPGCPKCKQTYEVVNKAVAAVGVDATVQKVTGMMDIAAHGVMGTPAVVIDGQVKCVGKVPGQAEVEAWLRG